From Carassius auratus strain Wakin unplaced genomic scaffold, ASM336829v1 scaf_tig00019337, whole genome shotgun sequence:
TTAAGGTTTCCTTTAGCTgtaaagctctttccacactgaggacaGGTGAAAGGCTTCTCTTCAGTGTGATTTTGTACATGATTCTTAAGTTGAATCTGGTCAGTGAAACTTGTTTCACACACTTGACATCTAAAACATTTCTCTCTTGAGTGAATACTCATGTGATTCTTAAGGCTTATTTTATgtttgaaactctttccacacagttcacaggtgtaaggcttctctccggtgtgaactctcatgtgaataATCAGATGACTATTTACTCTGAAACCCTTCCCACATAGTTCACAGGTGTGAGGCTTGTGAACAATCATGTGAGACATTAGATGATCATTTGATGTGCAGATCTTCCCACACATTTTGCAGGTGTGAGGATTGTCTCTGGTGTGAATTCTCAAGTGGATTTTAAGAGTATTTTTCAGTCTAAAACTCTTCCCACAGTGAGGGCATTTGAACGGCTTCACTCCAGAGTGAATACTCATGTGATACCTAAGCCTTATtgtctgtttgaatttctttccaCACAGTTTGCAGGTAAAAGGGCCTTTTACATTGTGAATTCCCATGTGGCCATTAAGACTCTGTTTTTgattgaaactctttccacactgaaagCATATGAACCGCTTTTCACAAAAGCATGCTCTCATGTGAGCCTCAAGACGTCTTTTTACTTTGAAGATCGTCCCACACCTTTTGCACATATAAGGTCTGCGTTTGTGGGTTTTCAAGTGCATTGTAAGGCCTTGTTTTTGACTGAAACTCCTTCCACATTGTTGACAGGCGAACGGTCCCTCTTCAGTGTGAACTATCATCTGGACTTTAGGCTTTCTAGTTTCTCTTTTACGAGTCTGAGAGGAACTAAAAGAGTTTTCCCCAGCCATGACATCATGACATTTCTGATTTTTCTCTTCGGTTTCATTCAGTTCTTGACTCTTCTCTTTCAGTGCCATCGGGTCTAGGGtgaaaagacacaaaaacaaGTAAAGACCAGTTTATTGGCACaaagaaagacatgaaaacatttagacatttaaaacatcaaattcagCAACATGTATGCTAGATAACAtacccactgaaaaaaaaaaagtgtaatccgTAATCTCAGAACCTTGTGTCCTTAGTCTTGGCTTTCTCTAGGACATGTCCCAAATACCAACAAATAccaattcacgagttcacacttacatataattagctgaggtatggaatgcgtatttggcgtgctgtctgggGAAGGGCTCAGAGCTCGGGAATAGCTCAAACCTAgactaccccccccccctccccgtATAGTTGTAAAATGAACTcggaagtgaggagatggggtagaggagggatgctgataaaccgtcagtggatagaggtaagtcagctgtatttatactgtttgattaggctaagtatctgactcTTTCCTCCTgttgctcgcatttcagcctgtctgagtgacctctctagctggatgaatgaccatcaccttcagcttaaccttacgtagacagaactcctggtggttccagctaacccattgcttcatcacaacttctctattcagctgggctcgtcaaccataactcgttcgaggacagccagaaacctaggagttgtgatggatcatcagttaagcttcacagaccacattgctacaacgacccggtcctgcaggtttgccttatacaacattaggaagattagacccttcctgtcagagccaGCCACCccacttcttgtccaagctcttgttctctccagactggactattgtaatgctctcctggctcttcctgcatgtactgtcaagcctctgcaaatgatccagaatgcagcagcgagggttgtcttcaatgagccaaaaaaagctcatgttactcctctcctcatcaggttacactggctaccagtagctgctcgcatcaagt
This genomic window contains:
- the LOC113076224 gene encoding gastrula zinc finger protein XlCGF57.1-like; this translates as MTFIKVESEDVKIEEAFTVKQEGHEEQQTEMTFIIEQREDVMIKEAFTVKQDPEEQQREMTFVIEQREDVVIEDDFRVSHGDPEEQTDPMALKEKSQELNETEEKNQKCHDVMAGENSFSSSQTRKRETRKPKVQMIVHTEEGPFACQQCGRSFSQKQGLTMHLKTHKRRPYMCKRCGTIFKVKRRLEAHMRACFCEKRFICFQCGKSFNQKQSLNGHMGIHNVKGPFTCKLCGKKFKQTIRLRYHMSIHSGVKPFKCPHCGKSFRLKNTLKIHLRIHTRDNPHTCKMCGKICTSNDHLMSHMIVHKPHTCELCGKGFRVNSHLIIHMRVHTGEKPYTCELCGKSFKHKISLKNHMSIHSREKCFRCQVCETSFTDQIQLKNHVQNHTEEKPFTCPQCGKSFTAKGNLKTHMKSHTGEKPYKCPQCGNGFKMKGHLNVHMRLHTGEKPFTCPQCGKSFTLKGNLQIHMRVHTGEKPFSCPQCRKSFTSKGNLKAHMRLHTGEKP